A genomic stretch from Microbacterium proteolyticum includes:
- a CDS encoding sensor histidine kinase — MTAWFVLAGVAAGAGQFLVAVALGAGTVGAALATVVASISLLLTIGAGGAGIIAAHQRRNDTESGRELEHVLREAPRISERAAATERARISRILHDDLGHNLALINLFVSSIETADLTEEEVREALATIREQNHAASQALVQALDGLRGQPPAASFGDRLEELTGDVERAGLRIETDLPSDLSVGVGDAALVLRTIREGLTNAVKYAHPARARVAISVDGRTSTTTVTITNPVPRDARQGPRTSSGSGIRRLREDASAIGATVSFVIDDDRARLSLVLPSVRAS; from the coding sequence GTGACGGCGTGGTTCGTGCTCGCCGGGGTGGCGGCCGGCGCAGGGCAGTTCCTCGTTGCGGTCGCTCTGGGGGCGGGCACGGTCGGTGCGGCACTCGCAACCGTGGTGGCGTCCATCTCCTTACTCCTGACCATCGGCGCCGGCGGGGCCGGGATCATCGCCGCGCACCAGCGCCGCAATGACACGGAATCCGGCCGCGAGCTCGAGCACGTGCTGCGCGAGGCGCCCCGTATCTCCGAGCGGGCCGCCGCCACGGAGCGCGCTCGCATCTCGCGGATTCTGCATGACGACCTCGGTCACAACCTGGCCCTCATCAATCTCTTCGTCAGCAGCATCGAGACGGCCGACCTCACCGAGGAGGAAGTCCGGGAGGCCCTCGCGACCATCCGCGAGCAGAATCACGCTGCTTCGCAGGCGCTCGTCCAGGCGCTGGACGGGCTTCGCGGTCAGCCGCCGGCGGCTTCGTTCGGTGATCGGCTCGAGGAGCTGACGGGCGACGTCGAGCGAGCCGGACTCCGGATCGAAACCGATTTGCCGTCGGATCTCTCCGTGGGGGTCGGCGATGCGGCGCTCGTTCTGCGCACCATCCGCGAGGGTCTGACCAACGCGGTGAAGTACGCCCACCCGGCACGTGCGCGGGTGGCGATCTCGGTGGACGGTCGCACGTCGACTACGACCGTCACCATCACCAACCCGGTGCCGCGGGACGCGCGGCAGGGCCCGCGGACATCGAGTGGGAGCGGGATCCGCCGCCTGCGGGAAGACGCGAGCGCCATCGGAGCGACCGTCTCGTTCGTCATCGACGACGATCGCGCCCGCCTCTCGCTCGTGCTGCCGTCGGTGCGTGCGTCCTGA
- a CDS encoding single-stranded DNA-binding protein: MAGETVITVVGNLTADPELRYTQNGLPVANFTIASTPRTFDRQANEWKDGEALFLRASVWREFAEHVAGSLTKGSRVIATGRLKQRSYQDREGNNRTSIELEVDEIGPSLRYATAQVTRAAGGGGGGGGGQRPQVQQSNDEPWSTPGSSNGGGNSGADAWSTPGSYGDDTPF, from the coding sequence ATGGCCGGCGAAACCGTCATCACCGTCGTGGGGAACCTCACCGCTGACCCCGAGCTGCGTTACACGCAGAACGGGCTTCCGGTGGCGAACTTCACCATCGCGTCGACCCCCCGCACGTTCGACCGTCAGGCGAATGAGTGGAAGGACGGCGAGGCGCTCTTCCTGCGCGCCTCGGTGTGGCGCGAGTTCGCCGAGCACGTCGCCGGTTCGCTGACGAAGGGCAGCCGTGTCATCGCGACCGGTCGCCTCAAGCAGCGTTCGTACCAGGACCGCGAGGGCAACAACCGCACCTCCATCGAACTCGAAGTCGATGAGATCGGCCCCTCGCTCCGCTACGCGACCGCCCAGGTCACCCGTGCCGCCGGTGGCGGCGGTGGTGGCGGCGGCGGCCAGCGCCCGCAGGTGCAGCAGTCGAACGACGAGCCGTGGTCGACCCCCGGCTCGAGCAATGGCGGCGGCAACAGCGGCGCGGACGCGTGGAGCACTCCTGGCTCCTACGGAGACGACACCCCGTTCTGA
- the sfnG gene encoding dimethylsulfone monooxygenase SfnG, which translates to MTETTPTHEPLKFAYWVPNVSGGLVISSIEQRTDWGYDYNVKLARTAERVGFEYALSQVRYASSYGAAQQHESTSISLALLLATEKLKVISAIHPGIWHPAVLAKFINTADQFSHGRAAVNVVSGWFKDEYTDLGLEWLEHDERYERAAEFIQVLRGLWTQEKFSFHGKYYDITDFTLRPFPYEVPGRAHPDIFQGGNSTAARFNGGAYSDWYFSNGKDFDGFTEQYDDVTRIAAEHGRRTRFGLNGFVIQRDSRAEAEQQLREIIAHADGGAVEGFRKSVQEAGNATTDKKGMWADSTFDDLVQYNDGFRTQLFGDAQQIAERIIEYKKRGVDLFLLGFLHFQEELERFGETVIPIVRELEADLARTGDPIGVAAR; encoded by the coding sequence ATGACCGAAACCACCCCCACCCACGAGCCGTTGAAGTTCGCCTACTGGGTGCCCAACGTCAGCGGCGGGCTCGTCATCAGCTCGATCGAGCAGCGTACCGATTGGGGCTACGACTACAACGTCAAGCTGGCGCGGACCGCGGAGCGGGTCGGCTTCGAGTACGCGCTGAGCCAGGTGCGCTACGCCTCCAGCTACGGCGCGGCACAGCAGCACGAGTCCACATCGATCAGCCTCGCCCTGCTGCTCGCCACCGAGAAGCTCAAGGTCATCTCGGCGATCCACCCCGGCATCTGGCATCCGGCCGTCCTGGCGAAGTTCATCAACACCGCCGACCAGTTCTCGCACGGCCGGGCGGCGGTCAACGTCGTGAGCGGCTGGTTCAAGGACGAATACACCGACCTGGGCCTCGAGTGGCTCGAGCACGATGAACGGTACGAGCGCGCGGCGGAGTTCATCCAGGTGCTGCGGGGCCTGTGGACGCAGGAGAAGTTCTCGTTCCACGGGAAATACTACGACATCACCGATTTCACGCTGCGGCCGTTCCCGTACGAGGTACCCGGGCGCGCGCACCCGGACATATTCCAGGGCGGGAATTCGACCGCTGCACGCTTCAACGGCGGTGCGTACAGCGACTGGTACTTCTCCAACGGCAAGGACTTCGACGGGTTCACCGAGCAGTACGACGACGTCACGCGCATCGCCGCCGAGCACGGCCGCCGCACGCGTTTCGGTCTGAACGGATTCGTCATCCAGCGCGACAGCCGGGCCGAGGCCGAGCAGCAGCTGCGCGAGATCATCGCCCACGCCGATGGCGGAGCGGTCGAGGGCTTCCGCAAGAGCGTGCAGGAGGCCGGCAACGCCACGACAGACAAGAAGGGCATGTGGGCCGACTCGACCTTCGACGACCTCGTGCAGTACAACGACGGCTTCCGCACGCAGCTCTTCGGCGACGCGCAGCAGATCGCCGAGCGGATCATCGAGTACAAGAAGCGTGGCGTCGACCTGTTCCTGCTCGGCTTCCTGCACTTCCAGGAAGAGCTGGAGCGATTCGGCGAGACGGTCATCCCCATCGTGCGCGAGCTCGAGGCCGACCTCGCTCGCACGGGCGACCCCATCGGGGTTGCCGCGCGGTGA
- a CDS encoding 3-hydroxybutyrate dehydrogenase: protein MSADLTGRRALVTGGASGIGEAIARAFAGAGAEVTVADLNAEGADRVATEIGGRAWAVDLSDTPALRELTLDVDILVNNAGIQHVSPIEQFDPERFSFMLRLMLEAPFLLIRAALPGMYARGFGRVLNVSSVHGIRASEYKSAYVTAKHGLEGLSKTTALEGGPRGVTSVCIDPGYVRSPLVEKQIADQARSHGIAEEEVLETVLLKDAAIKRLVEPAEVASLALWLAGPDAAMVTGASYTMDGGWSAH, encoded by the coding sequence ATGAGCGCGGATCTCACGGGCCGGCGCGCCCTGGTCACCGGGGGCGCGAGCGGTATCGGCGAGGCGATCGCACGCGCCTTCGCCGGCGCCGGTGCCGAGGTCACGGTCGCCGACCTGAACGCCGAGGGCGCCGACCGGGTCGCCACCGAGATCGGTGGTCGCGCCTGGGCGGTCGACCTCTCCGACACCCCGGCGCTGCGCGAGCTGACGCTCGACGTCGACATCCTCGTCAACAACGCCGGCATCCAGCACGTCAGTCCCATCGAACAGTTCGACCCCGAGCGCTTCTCGTTCATGCTGCGGCTCATGCTCGAGGCACCGTTCCTGCTCATCCGCGCGGCACTCCCGGGCATGTACGCGCGCGGCTTCGGCCGCGTGCTCAACGTGTCGAGCGTGCACGGCATCCGGGCATCGGAGTACAAGTCGGCCTACGTCACGGCCAAGCACGGCCTCGAGGGTCTGTCGAAGACCACCGCACTCGAGGGCGGTCCGCGCGGCGTGACCAGCGTGTGCATCGATCCGGGCTACGTGCGTTCGCCGCTGGTGGAGAAGCAGATCGCCGACCAGGCCCGCAGCCACGGGATCGCCGAGGAGGAGGTGCTCGAGACGGTGCTGTTGAAGGATGCCGCGATCAAGCGCCTCGTCGAACCCGCCGAGGTCGCCTCGCTGGCGCTGTGGTTGGCCGGACCCGACGCCGCCATGGTCACCGGCGCGAGCTACACGATGGACGGCGGGTGGTCGGCGCACTGA
- the rplI gene encoding 50S ribosomal protein L9 has translation MAKLILTNEVTGLGSAGDVVEVKNGYARNYLIPQGFAVAWSRGGEKQVASIRAARESRAIHAHEDAVALKNSLESNTVKLSVKAGNEGRLFGSVKPSDVADAVKAAGLGELDKRKIQITSAIKSVGEHEATVRLRDDVTAVITLQVVAAK, from the coding sequence ATGGCAAAGCTGATTCTCACGAATGAGGTCACCGGGCTCGGTAGCGCCGGTGATGTTGTCGAGGTCAAGAACGGGTACGCCCGCAACTACCTCATCCCGCAGGGCTTCGCCGTGGCCTGGAGCCGTGGTGGCGAGAAGCAGGTCGCGTCGATCCGCGCCGCTCGCGAGTCCCGCGCGATCCACGCCCACGAAGACGCCGTGGCACTGAAGAACTCGCTCGAGTCGAACACCGTCAAGCTGTCGGTCAAGGCCGGCAACGAGGGTCGCCTCTTCGGTTCGGTCAAGCCCTCCGACGTGGCCGACGCTGTGAAGGCCGCCGGTCTCGGCGAGCTCGACAAGCGCAAGATCCAGATCACCTCGGCGATCAAGTCGGTCGGCGAGCACGAGGCGACCGTTCGCCTGCGTGACGACGTCACCGCCGTGATCACCCTCCAGGTGGTCGCCGCGAAGTAA
- a CDS encoding DUF7507 domain-containing protein — MTSSPSEPGPASAPLFRIKPDNSVVEIGTVPPTFSAAQSAGVIYLPSGSGEIYAVQSLPTSASTAPIAVTSIASTGLYFWGASSPQDSGLCAGLALTKTVSPSASGPYVAGQTVMFTFKVENTGGLAVRDLRIIEGSFSGTGQLGTVTPATVGSLAPGATATFTAGYTLTQADVDAGSLSNTATASAQFSRRSTVTSAASTAALPIRSAPALTLDKAIAAPPGTIFAVGDTVPYRFTVENTGNVTLSGVRIVENAFSGSGTMSAVSPATVAPLAPGASAVFSASYVVTTADVAAGSVTNTATATASAPDRTLLASAPSTVAARMAVVPSPSPTAVPTPAPTNTSGSGAVPQPSTSASAGASVGRLASTGGTPALPAVMMGGGALIAGLAIVLLRRSRRMR; from the coding sequence GTGACATCCTCGCCGTCGGAACCGGGACCGGCGTCAGCACCCCTGTTCCGCATCAAGCCCGACAACTCGGTCGTGGAGATCGGGACGGTACCCCCCACCTTCAGCGCCGCGCAGTCGGCCGGTGTTATCTACCTGCCCAGCGGTTCGGGGGAGATCTACGCCGTCCAAAGCCTGCCCACGTCAGCATCCACGGCACCGATCGCCGTCACGAGCATCGCCTCCACCGGCCTGTACTTCTGGGGTGCAAGCTCCCCGCAAGACAGTGGACTGTGCGCGGGCCTCGCGCTGACCAAGACCGTGTCGCCGTCGGCATCCGGTCCCTACGTCGCCGGCCAGACCGTGATGTTCACCTTCAAGGTGGAGAACACCGGGGGTCTCGCCGTGCGCGACCTGCGCATCATCGAGGGATCGTTCTCCGGTACGGGACAGCTCGGCACCGTCACCCCCGCAACGGTCGGCTCCCTCGCTCCCGGCGCAACGGCCACATTCACGGCCGGATACACGCTCACCCAGGCCGATGTCGACGCCGGTTCGCTCTCGAACACCGCGACCGCCTCCGCCCAGTTCTCCCGGCGTTCGACCGTCACCTCCGCCGCCTCGACCGCGGCCCTGCCCATCCGCTCCGCACCGGCCCTCACGCTCGACAAGGCGATCGCCGCCCCGCCGGGCACGATCTTCGCCGTGGGTGACACCGTCCCCTACCGCTTCACCGTGGAGAACACCGGCAACGTGACGCTCTCCGGTGTCCGCATCGTCGAGAACGCGTTCTCGGGTTCCGGCACGATGAGCGCGGTCAGCCCGGCCACCGTGGCGCCGCTGGCCCCCGGAGCATCCGCGGTGTTCAGCGCGAGTTACGTCGTGACCACGGCCGACGTCGCGGCGGGCTCCGTGACCAACACGGCGACCGCAACGGCATCCGCGCCCGATAGGACCCTCCTCGCATCGGCACCGTCGACGGTGGCCGCGCGCATGGCGGTCGTCCCGAGCCCCAGTCCCACCGCGGTCCCGACACCGGCGCCGACGAACACGTCCGGTTCCGGCGCGGTGCCGCAGCCGTCGACGTCCGCGTCGGCGGGAGCGTCCGTCGGGCGCCTGGCCTCGACCGGCGGAACCCCGGCGCTGCCGGCAGTGATGATGGGAGGCGGCGCGCTGATCGCGGGACTCGCGATCGTCCTTCTCCGCCGCTCGCGTCGAATGCGCTGA
- a CDS encoding MFS transporter translates to MDTPTRARQSAEPSTHRIRRVVAASMAGTVVEWYEFFLYATAASLVFGTFFFPSSGSPLDGIIAAFVTYAVGFVARPLGGIVFGQIGDRFGRKPTLQATIIIVGAATFLMGCLPGFASVGYWAPAMLVALRFIQGFAVGGEWGGAVLLVAEQSPDRRRAFWSSWPQAAVPVGNLLATLVLLITSFVLSPAAFLDWGWRIAFWLSAVIVLVGFWIRRHVEEAPIFLEAKAQVEQEKATSFGVVEVLRRYPKGVVQAMGVRFAENIVYYIVVSFSIVYLKIVHSYDTSQLLLALLIAHVVHFLVIPPLGRLADRIGRRPVYLAGAILSATWAFFAFPMFDTLNPVVIVLAVTIGLVFHAGMYAPQPAVMAELFPTRMRYSGVSLGAQVTAILAGSLAPILATQWLRDFGSWLPIAIYIVVACIVTSIAVLSLKETRGISLRDIDAADAERTRRDAAKGAA, encoded by the coding sequence ATGGACACCCCCACCCGCGCGCGACAGAGCGCCGAGCCCTCCACCCACCGGATCCGCCGGGTGGTCGCCGCCTCGATGGCCGGCACCGTCGTCGAGTGGTACGAGTTCTTCCTCTACGCCACCGCCGCCAGCCTGGTCTTCGGCACGTTCTTCTTCCCCTCGTCGGGCTCGCCGCTCGACGGGATCATCGCCGCATTCGTGACGTACGCGGTCGGCTTCGTCGCGCGACCCCTCGGCGGCATCGTCTTCGGTCAGATCGGCGATCGCTTCGGCCGCAAGCCCACGCTGCAGGCGACGATCATCATCGTCGGCGCCGCGACCTTCCTGATGGGATGCCTCCCCGGTTTCGCGAGCGTCGGCTACTGGGCTCCGGCGATGCTCGTCGCCCTCCGTTTCATCCAAGGCTTCGCCGTGGGCGGCGAGTGGGGAGGAGCGGTCCTCCTCGTCGCGGAACAGAGCCCCGATCGCCGCCGTGCGTTCTGGTCGAGCTGGCCGCAGGCGGCTGTGCCGGTCGGCAACCTGCTGGCGACGCTCGTGCTGCTCATCACGTCGTTCGTCCTGAGCCCGGCGGCGTTCCTCGACTGGGGATGGCGCATCGCGTTCTGGCTGTCGGCGGTGATCGTGCTGGTCGGCTTCTGGATCCGCCGCCACGTCGAGGAAGCGCCGATCTTCCTCGAGGCCAAGGCGCAGGTCGAGCAGGAGAAGGCGACCTCGTTCGGTGTCGTCGAGGTGCTGCGCCGGTACCCGAAGGGTGTCGTCCAGGCGATGGGCGTGCGGTTCGCCGAGAACATCGTCTACTACATCGTCGTCAGCTTCTCGATCGTCTACTTGAAGATCGTCCACTCGTACGACACGAGTCAGCTGCTGCTTGCGCTTCTCATCGCGCACGTCGTGCACTTCCTCGTCATCCCGCCGCTGGGCCGACTCGCCGACCGCATCGGCCGCCGCCCGGTGTACCTCGCGGGAGCGATCCTCAGCGCGACCTGGGCGTTCTTCGCCTTCCCGATGTTCGACACGCTCAACCCCGTGGTCATCGTGCTCGCGGTCACCATCGGGCTCGTCTTCCACGCCGGCATGTACGCCCCGCAGCCCGCCGTGATGGCGGAACTCTTCCCCACCCGCATGCGCTACTCGGGCGTCTCGCTCGGCGCGCAGGTCACGGCGATCCTCGCCGGATCGCTGGCTCCGATCCTGGCGACGCAATGGCTGCGCGACTTCGGCTCGTGGCTGCCCATCGCGATCTACATCGTCGTGGCGTGCATCGTGACGTCGATCGCCGTGCTGTCGCTGAAGGAGACCCGCGGCATCTCGCTGCGCGACATCGACGCGGCCGACGCGGAGCGCACGCGTCGCGACGCCGCGAAGGGAGCCGCATGA
- the rpsF gene encoding 30S ribosomal protein S6: MTHQYELMVIFDPEVDERQVAPKLDGFLKVITADGGTIDKVDIWGRRRLAYEIRKKNEGIYAVVNFVATSEATNELDRQLKLNEQIMRTKVLRAEEAIAQVAAEAKRSEEKAARKAAAPRKVESAEKAAK, translated from the coding sequence GTGACGCACCAGTACGAACTCATGGTCATCTTCGATCCCGAGGTCGACGAGCGCCAGGTCGCTCCGAAGCTCGACGGATTCCTCAAGGTCATCACGGCCGATGGAGGAACCATCGACAAGGTCGACATCTGGGGCCGCCGTCGCCTGGCTTACGAGATCCGCAAGAAGAACGAGGGCATCTACGCCGTCGTCAACTTCGTCGCGACCAGCGAGGCCACGAACGAGCTCGACCGTCAGCTGAAGCTGAACGAGCAGATCATGCGCACCAAGGTTCTGCGCGCCGAAGAAGCGATCGCACAGGTCGCCGCCGAGGCCAAGCGCTCCGAAGAGAAGGCCGCCCGCAAGGCCGCCGCTCCCCGCAAGGTCGAGTCCGCCGAGAAGGCTGCGAAGTAA
- a CDS encoding LLM class flavin-dependent oxidoreductase, which produces MTSSQRVRFGYWTPIFGGWLRNVDDEHTPASFSHIAEIARAAEEGGFDLTLIPELNLNDIKGVEAPSLDAWAVTAALAAVTSSLELMTAVRPGFHNPFHTAKQAATIDEISGGRFTLNVVSAWWAEEAKQYEGLFSAHDDRYARTIEWVEVLRGLWSQTPFAYEGEYYRTEGTYTEPKPQVQPRLYAGGESEAGRTAITRFADAYLTHGGTLDELETKVADMRRRRSEAGATPFEAFGMAAYAIVRDTEDEAQAEIDRITDVRGGAAYGSYQDFVSKSKLDTQVDLKEYSVSNRGLRPNLVGTPDQVAERIVAFANVGVSTLLLQFSPHLPEMQRFAAEVIPRVRRLEAQRDA; this is translated from the coding sequence ATGACATCCTCCCAGCGCGTTCGTTTCGGCTACTGGACCCCGATCTTCGGCGGGTGGCTGCGCAATGTCGACGACGAGCACACCCCCGCGTCCTTCTCCCACATCGCGGAGATCGCCCGAGCCGCCGAGGAAGGCGGTTTCGATCTCACGCTGATTCCGGAGCTGAACCTCAACGACATCAAGGGCGTCGAAGCGCCCTCGCTCGACGCGTGGGCGGTGACCGCGGCCCTTGCGGCGGTGACCTCGTCGCTCGAGCTGATGACGGCGGTGCGCCCGGGCTTCCACAACCCGTTCCACACCGCGAAGCAGGCGGCGACCATCGACGAGATCAGCGGCGGCCGCTTCACGCTCAACGTCGTCTCGGCGTGGTGGGCAGAAGAGGCCAAGCAGTACGAGGGGCTCTTCAGCGCGCACGACGACCGGTACGCGCGCACCATCGAGTGGGTGGAGGTATTGCGGGGCCTGTGGTCGCAGACGCCCTTCGCGTACGAGGGCGAGTACTACCGCACCGAGGGCACGTACACCGAGCCGAAGCCGCAGGTTCAGCCGCGGCTGTACGCCGGCGGCGAGAGCGAGGCGGGACGCACGGCCATCACCCGCTTCGCGGACGCGTATCTGACCCACGGCGGCACGCTCGACGAGCTCGAGACGAAGGTGGCCGACATGCGCCGCCGCCGCTCCGAGGCCGGCGCGACCCCGTTCGAGGCGTTCGGCATGGCGGCCTACGCGATCGTTCGCGACACCGAGGACGAGGCGCAGGCCGAGATCGATCGCATCACGGACGTGCGCGGGGGAGCGGCGTACGGGTCGTACCAGGACTTCGTGAGCAAGTCGAAGCTCGACACCCAGGTCGATCTCAAGGAGTACTCGGTGTCGAACCGAGGCCTCCGGCCGAACCTCGTCGGCACCCCTGACCAGGTCGCCGAGCGAATCGTGGCGTTCGCCAACGTGGGTGTCTCGACCCTGCTGCTGCAGTTCTCGCCGCACCTGCCCGAGATGCAGCGTTTCGCCGCCGAGGTGATCCCGCGCGTACGGCGTCTCGAGGCGCAGCGCGACGCCTGA
- a CDS encoding LysR family transcriptional regulator: protein MDAPTVRADDLLTLLAVSRTGRYTAAAAVRGVDHTTVARRIAALEDALGGRVVSASGRGWELTALGRHAVETAGRIEAAMSHLAGGGDEPDPVSGVVRMSATDGFSAYIAAPAIAALRRRHPSLTVEIVTAQRRATLHRPGLDLEVVVGEPQTSRGQAVEIGRYTLGMYASRAYLEQLGRPRTRDELQQHRLVYFVDSMLQVEALDLPRRVVPRMRDGVSSTNVLVQVEATRAGAGIGMLPCFAADRHDDLERLLPDEIAERLPYWMIARDDALRIPAVAALAEALRAQTERSRAMLEGVDRP from the coding sequence ATGGATGCCCCCACTGTGCGCGCAGACGACCTCCTCACGCTGCTGGCCGTGTCGCGCACCGGCCGCTATACGGCGGCAGCCGCCGTCCGCGGCGTCGACCACACCACCGTCGCCCGCCGTATCGCCGCGCTGGAGGACGCTCTGGGCGGCCGCGTGGTCTCGGCATCGGGACGCGGATGGGAGCTGACGGCGCTCGGTCGCCACGCGGTCGAGACGGCGGGCCGTATCGAGGCGGCCATGTCGCACCTGGCCGGCGGCGGAGACGAACCCGACCCGGTGTCGGGCGTCGTCCGCATGTCGGCGACGGACGGCTTCAGCGCGTACATCGCCGCCCCCGCCATCGCGGCACTGCGCCGGCGGCATCCGTCTCTCACCGTGGAGATCGTCACGGCACAGCGACGCGCCACCCTGCACCGCCCCGGCCTCGACCTCGAGGTCGTCGTGGGAGAACCGCAGACCTCACGCGGCCAGGCGGTGGAGATCGGGCGTTACACCCTGGGCATGTACGCCTCGCGGGCATACCTCGAGCAGCTCGGACGGCCGCGCACCCGGGACGAGCTGCAACAGCACCGCCTCGTCTACTTCGTCGATTCGATGCTGCAGGTCGAGGCGCTCGATCTTCCCCGTCGTGTCGTCCCGCGCATGCGCGACGGGGTCAGTTCGACGAACGTCCTGGTGCAGGTCGAGGCGACGCGCGCGGGGGCCGGCATCGGGATGCTGCCGTGCTTCGCGGCCGACCGGCACGATGATCTCGAGCGGCTCCTCCCCGACGAGATCGCCGAACGACTGCCGTACTGGATGATCGCGCGCGACGATGCCCTGCGCATCCCCGCCGTGGCCGCCCTGGCCGAGGCATTGCGGGCGCAGACGGAGCGTTCGCGAGCGATGCTCGAGGGCGTGGATCGGCCCTGA
- a CDS encoding response regulator transcription factor translates to MIVVDDDQLVRTGIRLLLRGSLEVTVVADLSGRTGLLPALAEYDPDVLLMDVVMPEESGLSLARRVRMLHPALRIVLMSSIGDAALHADARNVGVDTFIPKTAPAADLIAALVGEERSAPIDRAVLSDRELQVVELVAAGASNEEISLTLHLSPNTVKTYVSRAMDKTGTSNRVQLALWMQAATGDRLVEDP, encoded by the coding sequence GTGATCGTCGTCGACGACGATCAGCTGGTCCGCACCGGCATCCGCCTGCTGTTGCGCGGGAGCCTCGAGGTGACCGTGGTGGCCGACCTCTCCGGTCGGACCGGCCTGCTCCCCGCCCTCGCCGAGTACGACCCCGACGTCCTGCTGATGGATGTCGTGATGCCCGAGGAGTCCGGGCTGTCGCTGGCGCGCCGGGTGAGGATGCTCCACCCCGCCCTGCGGATCGTGCTGATGTCGTCGATCGGCGATGCGGCACTGCACGCGGACGCACGCAACGTCGGCGTCGACACCTTCATCCCCAAGACGGCTCCCGCCGCTGACCTGATCGCCGCGCTCGTCGGTGAGGAACGGAGCGCGCCCATCGACCGCGCCGTCCTGTCGGATCGCGAATTGCAGGTCGTCGAGCTCGTCGCCGCGGGCGCGAGCAACGAAGAGATCTCGCTCACTCTTCATCTGAGTCCGAACACGGTGAAGACCTACGTTTCGCGGGCGATGGACAAGACCGGGACGAGCAACCGCGTCCAACTCGCTCTGTGGATGCAGGCCGCCACGGGAGACCGTCTCGTCGAGGACCCGTGA
- the rpsR gene encoding 30S ribosomal protein S18 produces MAGKATGDRRKPRKGAKNAAPAKAIRVGVIDYKDVATLRKFISERGKIRARRITGVSVQEQRLIARAIKNAREMALLPYAGAGR; encoded by the coding sequence ATGGCTGGCAAGGCCACTGGCGACCGCCGCAAGCCGCGGAAGGGCGCGAAGAACGCAGCCCCCGCGAAGGCGATCCGCGTCGGCGTCATCGACTACAAGGACGTCGCAACCCTCCGCAAGTTCATCTCGGAGCGCGGCAAGATCCGCGCCCGTCGTATCACCGGTGTCTCCGTGCAGGAGCAGCGCCTGATCGCCCGCGCCATCAAGAACGCGCGCGAGATGGCTCTCCTGCCCTACGCCGGCGCCGGCCGCTAA